Proteins from one Sphingopyxis terrae subsp. terrae NBRC 15098 genomic window:
- the aroE gene encoding shikimate dehydrogenase, which yields MTAAEPAPYAEVIGDPIAQSKSPLIHRFWLDALGMKGDYRPAHVKPDDLAAYIAQRRTDPAWRGCNVTIPHKIAVMDLVDDPGDIRGTIGAMNTIVRQRDGSLIGTNTDAAGFYSPLAELDLEGAPVALIGAGGAARAVLFALARANVGHVTILNRSPLKAMGLLATFGLKGDVVALDAPLPPAALLVNSSSLGMTGQPPLDLDLSPLPDDAIVYDLVYAPLMTGLLRAADARGLDIVDGLDMLIGQAALAFELFFGAPPPEGRDEELRAILTA from the coding sequence ATGACCGCTGCCGAGCCCGCGCCTTATGCCGAGGTGATCGGCGATCCGATTGCCCAGTCGAAATCGCCGCTGATTCATCGCTTCTGGCTCGATGCGCTGGGAATGAAGGGCGACTATCGGCCCGCGCATGTGAAACCTGACGATCTGGCCGCCTATATCGCCCAGCGCCGGACCGATCCCGCCTGGCGCGGATGCAATGTAACCATCCCGCACAAGATCGCGGTGATGGATCTGGTCGATGATCCGGGCGACATTCGCGGCACGATCGGTGCGATGAACACGATCGTGCGGCAACGCGACGGATCGCTTATCGGGACCAACACCGACGCCGCGGGCTTTTATTCCCCGCTCGCCGAACTCGATCTCGAAGGCGCGCCGGTCGCGCTAATCGGCGCCGGGGGCGCGGCGCGAGCGGTGCTTTTTGCGCTCGCGCGCGCGAACGTGGGGCATGTCACCATCCTCAACCGTTCGCCGCTGAAGGCGATGGGCCTGCTTGCCACATTTGGCCTCAAGGGCGATGTCGTCGCGCTCGATGCCCCGCTTCCGCCGGCCGCGTTGCTCGTGAATTCGAGCAGTCTTGGCATGACGGGGCAGCCGCCGCTCGATCTCGATCTGTCACCGTTGCCCGACGATGCGATCGTATACGATCTTGTTTACGCGCCGCTGATGACAGGGCTGCTCCGCGCTGCGGACGCGCGCGGGCTGGACATCGTCGATGGGCTCGACATGCTGATCGGTCAGGCGGCCTTGGCGTTCGAGCTGTTTTTCGGCGCGCCGCCGCCCGAAGGTCGCGACGAGGAATTGCGCGCGATTCTCACCGCATGA
- a CDS encoding pyruvate, water dikinase regulatory protein: MDRLHLHLISDSTGETLENIAKAAIAQFDDVEVVRHFWPMVRSESHLDRIMAEVQASPGMILFTLVNGELRASLERRAEAQGLPLVPALDAVTDALSRMLGQEAKARPGRQHALDAAYFARVEAIQFTVAHDDGIGWENWEQADILLAGVSRTSKTPTSIYLANRGYKTANIPIVPESPPPDALYHLKRPLVVGLTTSLDRLVQVRRNRLLSLNQAPETAYVDDERVKAEIAYARRMFADNDWPVIDVTRRSIEETAAAVIKLVEDRGGRTA; encoded by the coding sequence ATGGACCGCCTCCACCTTCACCTGATATCCGATTCCACCGGCGAAACGCTCGAAAATATCGCCAAGGCGGCGATCGCACAGTTCGACGACGTCGAAGTCGTACGCCATTTCTGGCCGATGGTGCGCTCGGAATCGCATCTCGACCGGATCATGGCGGAGGTCCAGGCGAGCCCCGGCATGATCCTCTTCACCCTCGTCAACGGTGAGTTGCGCGCCAGTCTCGAGCGCCGCGCCGAGGCCCAGGGCCTGCCGCTTGTTCCCGCGCTCGACGCCGTAACCGATGCCTTGTCGCGCATGCTCGGGCAGGAAGCCAAGGCGCGGCCGGGCCGTCAGCATGCGCTCGATGCCGCCTATTTCGCGCGCGTCGAGGCGATCCAGTTCACCGTCGCGCATGACGATGGGATCGGCTGGGAAAATTGGGAACAGGCCGACATTCTGCTCGCTGGCGTCTCGCGAACCTCCAAAACGCCGACGAGCATCTATCTGGCGAACCGGGGGTACAAGACGGCCAATATTCCGATCGTTCCTGAATCGCCGCCGCCCGACGCCCTCTATCATCTGAAGCGTCCGCTCGTCGTCGGGCTGACGACCAGCCTCGACCGCCTCGTCCAGGTGCGCCGCAACCGTCTGCTCTCGCTCAATCAGGCGCCCGAAACCGCCTATGTGGACGATGAACGCGTGAAAGCCGAAATCGCTTATGCCCGCCGCATGTTCGCCGACAATGACTGGCCGGTGATCGACGTGACGCGCCGTTCGATCGAGGAAACGGCGGCTGCGGTGATCAAGCTGGTCGAGGATCGCGGGGGCCGGACGGCGTGA
- a CDS encoding PTS sugar transporter subunit IIA, producing the protein MNLSSLLYPATVRANVQLDSKKALFPYVGELAARSLGLDAGEVSEALLERERLGSTGFGRGIALPHAKMADLNGVRGMFLQLARPIDFQAVDGLPVDLLFILLSPLDAGADHLKALAGVSRMLRNESIAERLRGAKNDEALYAMLVDAEARDAA; encoded by the coding sequence ATGAACCTATCCTCCCTCCTTTATCCCGCCACCGTGCGCGCCAATGTGCAGCTCGATTCCAAAAAGGCGCTGTTCCCCTATGTCGGCGAACTGGCGGCGCGGTCGCTGGGACTCGACGCGGGCGAAGTGAGCGAGGCGCTGCTCGAGCGCGAGCGGCTCGGTTCGACCGGCTTTGGTCGCGGCATTGCCTTGCCGCATGCCAAGATGGCCGATCTCAACGGCGTGCGTGGCATGTTCCTGCAGCTCGCGCGGCCGATCGATTTTCAGGCGGTCGATGGTTTGCCGGTCGATCTTCTCTTCATACTGCTGTCGCCGCTCGACGCGGGCGCCGACCATCTGAAGGCCCTCGCCGGCGTATCGCGTATGCTGCGCAATGAGAGCATTGCCGAACGATTGCGCGGTGCGAAGAATGACGAAGCGCTCTATGCCATGCTCGTCGATGCCGAAGCGCGCGACGCGGCCTGA
- a CDS encoding DUF1491 family protein — protein sequence MTRFTSRFLVDLLIRETEAAGGFAAVLAAGDDHSGSILVQCSDRGVAGPLLERRFAMTGNYIWEAVGPDPASDGEERANYQDRRRKADPDLWIVELDIADAPRLVAEWGALT from the coding sequence ATGACGCGCTTCACCAGCCGGTTCCTCGTCGATCTTCTTATCCGCGAAACCGAGGCCGCGGGCGGATTCGCTGCGGTTCTTGCCGCGGGCGACGATCATTCCGGCTCGATCCTCGTCCAGTGCAGCGACCGAGGGGTGGCGGGGCCGCTGCTCGAACGCCGCTTTGCGATGACTGGCAATTATATATGGGAAGCGGTCGGACCCGATCCCGCGAGCGATGGTGAAGAACGCGCAAACTATCAGGACCGGCGGCGAAAAGCCGATCCCGACTTGTGGATCGTCGAACTGGATATCGCAGATGCGCCACGTCTCGTCGCGGAGTGGGGCGCGTTAACTTGA
- the dnaQ gene encoding DNA polymerase III subunit epsilon, which produces MREIIFDTETTGLDPRTGHRLVEIGCIELIDRRESGRTFHAYFHPERDMPAEAEAVHGLSIQFLSDKPLFAARVDELLDFLGDAPMVAHNAAFDFGFVNAELARVGRPPLDMARMCCTVQMARKLHPGAKHSLDALCTRYGIDRSHRVKHGALLDAELLAHLYIEMTGGRQIGLGLAAEPAAAARGAAPAPVRSVAPTRPFREPRPHGATPAELARHAEFVATLNQPLWHDSP; this is translated from the coding sequence ATGCGTGAGATAATCTTCGATACGGAAACCACGGGCCTCGACCCCAGAACGGGGCACAGGCTGGTCGAAATCGGGTGCATCGAATTGATCGACCGCCGCGAATCGGGGCGGACCTTTCACGCCTATTTTCATCCCGAACGCGATATGCCCGCCGAGGCCGAGGCGGTGCACGGCCTTTCGATCCAGTTTCTGTCCGACAAGCCGCTCTTTGCCGCGCGCGTCGACGAATTGCTCGACTTTCTTGGCGATGCGCCGATGGTGGCGCACAACGCCGCTTTCGACTTCGGCTTCGTCAACGCCGAGCTGGCGCGCGTCGGCCGGCCGCCGCTCGATATGGCGCGCATGTGCTGCACCGTGCAGATGGCGCGCAAGCTTCATCCGGGCGCCAAGCACAGCCTCGATGCGCTTTGCACGCGCTACGGCATCGACCGCAGCCACCGCGTCAAGCACGGCGCGCTGCTCGACGCCGAACTGCTGGCGCACCTTTATATCGAAATGACCGGCGGGCGGCAGATCGGGCTGGGGCTCGCCGCCGAACCCGCCGCCGCGGCGCGGGGTGCCGCACCGGCACCCGTCCGATCCGTCGCCCCCACCCGCCCGTTTCGCGAACCGCGCCCGCACGGTGCAACCCCGGCCGAACTGGCGCGTCATGCAGAATTCGTCGCCACACTCAATCAACCTCTGTGGCACGATAGTCCCTGA
- the coaE gene encoding dephospho-CoA kinase (Dephospho-CoA kinase (CoaE) performs the final step in coenzyme A biosynthesis.): protein MTHYKRPGSRLRRPFILGLTGSIGMGKSTAATMFEREGVPVFDADAEVHRLQGPGGALVAAIEARFPGTTGPRGVDRQELGRRVLGNRHELVALEAIVHPAVGRAQKKFLARHRARDVVVLDIPLLFEKGGWHRVGAVAVVTAPMWIQRKRVLRRPGMTNAKFKAIRGLQVPDRVKRARADFLIETGRPKSETHRQIRRIASCFHAQ from the coding sequence ATGACGCATTACAAGCGCCCCGGATCGCGGCTTCGCCGACCGTTCATTCTCGGCCTGACGGGTTCGATCGGCATGGGGAAGTCGACCGCGGCAACGATGTTCGAACGCGAAGGGGTGCCGGTGTTCGACGCCGATGCCGAAGTTCACCGCCTGCAAGGTCCCGGCGGTGCCTTGGTCGCCGCGATCGAGGCGCGCTTTCCCGGCACCACCGGTCCGCGCGGCGTCGATCGCCAGGAACTCGGCCGCCGCGTGCTCGGCAACCGCCACGAGCTTGTCGCACTCGAAGCGATCGTCCATCCCGCAGTCGGCCGCGCGCAGAAGAAATTCCTTGCCCGTCACCGCGCGCGCGATGTCGTCGTGCTCGACATTCCGCTCCTGTTCGAAAAAGGGGGCTGGCACCGCGTCGGCGCAGTCGCCGTCGTCACCGCACCGATGTGGATCCAGCGCAAACGCGTGCTGCGCCGGCCCGGCATGACCAATGCAAAGTTCAAGGCGATCCGGGGCCTGCAGGTTCCCGATCGCGTCAAGCGCGCGCGCGCCGATTTCCTGATCGAAACCGGCCGCCCGAAAAGCGAGACCCATCGTCAGATTCGGCGGATCGCCTCTTGTTTCCATGCGCAATAG
- the hpf gene encoding ribosome hibernation-promoting factor, HPF/YfiA family, protein MEIRVSGHQIETGEALQAHVSDRMNAIADKYFSRAIGAHATFGKGPHDSFQCDIVAHVMQGLVLKGHGQAQDAHVAFEGAADRIEKQLRRYMRRLKDRNNGNGAQLVTIETIEDNASYVVFDGGTDDEDAGDAPAIIAETRVDIPTSSVSDAVMMLDLRDTNALLFVNSKTGSHNMVYRRRDGTIGWVEPR, encoded by the coding sequence ATGGAAATCCGCGTCTCTGGCCACCAGATCGAAACCGGCGAAGCGCTGCAGGCGCATGTGTCGGACCGGATGAACGCGATTGCCGACAAATATTTCTCGCGCGCGATCGGGGCGCACGCGACCTTCGGAAAGGGACCGCACGACAGTTTCCAGTGCGACATTGTCGCGCATGTCATGCAGGGTCTGGTCCTGAAAGGCCATGGCCAGGCGCAGGACGCGCATGTTGCGTTCGAGGGCGCGGCCGACCGTATCGAAAAGCAGCTGCGCCGCTATATGCGCCGGCTGAAGGATCGCAACAATGGCAATGGTGCGCAGTTGGTGACGATCGAGACGATCGAGGACAATGCCAGCTATGTCGTTTTCGACGGCGGCACCGATGATGAAGATGCAGGCGATGCGCCGGCGATCATCGCCGAAACCCGCGTCGATATCCCGACGAGCAGCGTGTCCGATGCGGTCATGATGCTTGATTTGCGTGACACCAATGCGCTGCTTTTCGTCAACAGCAAGACGGGGTCGCACAACATGGTCTATCGCCGCCGCGACGGCACCATTGGCTGGGTCGAGCCGCGCTAG
- a CDS encoding Maf family protein codes for MQIVLASQSSGRAAMLRAAGIAFEATAAHVDEEALTAGLVAAGQTARNIADALAEAKAIKISSRLPGVTVIGADSTLALADGTMLAKPASPDEAADHLRRMAGTRHKLFSAVVAARDGAPVWRAIGEARLWMRPLSDAFIADYVAQHWDSIRWTVGCYEIEGAGVQLFDRVEGDPWTIIGMPMLPLMAWLRATGLAPQ; via the coding sequence ATGCAGATCGTCCTTGCATCGCAGAGCAGCGGCCGCGCAGCGATGCTGCGCGCTGCCGGCATCGCGTTCGAAGCGACCGCGGCGCATGTCGATGAAGAAGCGCTGACGGCCGGTCTCGTTGCCGCCGGCCAGACGGCGCGCAACATTGCCGATGCGCTGGCGGAGGCCAAGGCGATCAAGATTTCTTCTCGGCTGCCTGGCGTTACCGTAATCGGTGCCGATTCGACGCTCGCGCTTGCCGATGGAACAATGCTCGCCAAGCCCGCGAGCCCCGATGAGGCGGCAGACCATCTGCGCCGCATGGCGGGGACGCGGCACAAATTGTTCAGCGCGGTCGTTGCAGCGCGCGACGGCGCGCCGGTCTGGCGCGCGATCGGCGAGGCGCGGCTGTGGATGCGGCCCTTGTCGGACGCCTTCATCGCCGACTATGTGGCGCAGCATTGGGACAGCATCCGCTGGACCGTCGGCTGTTACGAAATCGAGGGGGCGGGCGTGCAATTGTTCGATCGGGTCGAAGGCGATCCCTGGACGATCATCGGCATGCCGATGCTGCCGTTGATGGCATGGCTGCGCGCCACCGGACTGGCGCCGCAATGA
- the hemE gene encoding uroporphyrinogen decarboxylase — MKASSKSLLATLRGVRQERPALWLMRQAGRYLPEYRALRATKGGFLELCYDPEAAAEVTLQPIRRFGFDGAILFSDILVVPHALGQRLWFETGEGPRLAPALVDSALASLEAAPERLDAVYATVARVAAALPPQTTFLGFAGSPWTVATYMVAGQGSKDQAAARRMALSDPVAFGAIIDAIVDLSVTYLSGQIEQGVEAVQLFDSWAGSLSPAEFERWVIAPNAEIVRQLKALHPHTPIIGFPKGAGGKLAAYARGVGADAIGLDETVDPAWANDDLPDHLPVQGNLDPLALVAGGPALDAAIDRILAAFPERPHIFNLGHGIVPDTPIAHVEHLIRRVRGE, encoded by the coding sequence GTGAAGGCGTCATCGAAGAGCTTGCTGGCAACGCTGCGTGGGGTGCGGCAGGAACGGCCCGCCCTGTGGCTGATGCGCCAGGCCGGTCGCTATCTTCCCGAATATCGTGCGTTGCGGGCGACGAAGGGCGGCTTTCTGGAACTATGCTATGATCCAGAAGCTGCGGCCGAAGTAACATTGCAGCCGATCCGCCGCTTCGGATTCGACGGTGCCATTCTCTTTTCGGACATTCTGGTCGTGCCGCATGCGCTGGGGCAGCGGCTGTGGTTCGAGACGGGTGAGGGGCCGCGGCTGGCCCCGGCACTCGTCGATAGCGCTCTGGCGTCGCTTGAGGCGGCGCCTGAGCGGCTCGACGCGGTCTATGCTACCGTAGCGCGCGTGGCAGCTGCCTTGCCGCCCCAGACGACCTTTCTGGGATTTGCCGGCAGTCCCTGGACGGTCGCCACCTATATGGTCGCCGGCCAGGGATCGAAGGACCAGGCCGCCGCCCGGCGCATGGCGCTCTCTGATCCGGTGGCATTCGGCGCGATCATCGATGCGATCGTCGACCTCAGCGTGACCTATTTGTCGGGGCAGATCGAACAGGGGGTCGAGGCGGTCCAGTTGTTCGACAGCTGGGCAGGAAGCCTGTCGCCTGCCGAGTTCGAACGCTGGGTGATCGCCCCCAATGCCGAAATCGTCCGGCAACTGAAGGCGCTCCATCCCCACACGCCGATCATCGGTTTCCCGAAGGGCGCGGGCGGCAAGCTGGCGGCATATGCCCGCGGGGTCGGCGCCGATGCGATCGGTCTTGACGAAACGGTCGATCCCGCTTGGGCCAATGATGATCTTCCCGATCATCTACCGGTGCAGGGCAATCTTGATCCGCTCGCGCTGGTCGCCGGCGGCCCGGCTCTTGACGCTGCGATCGATCGCATCCTTGCAGCTTTCCCCGAACGGCCCCATATCTTCAATCTCGGCCATGGTATCGTGCCCGACACGCCCATAGCCCATGTCGAACATCTGATCAGGCGCGTGCGAGGCGAGTAG
- a CDS encoding CopD family protein, protein MADWTGFLGVTMLWVKAAHVIFVIFLMAGLFMMPRFFVYHHQCAVGSDEDRKWIEREDRLRKIILNPSLVLVWILGLMLAFNGGYWSQGWFHAKLLLVLLLSGYHGWTIGYFKKLKRGERPLSEKRLRMLNEVPGVAAAIIVILAVVRPF, encoded by the coding sequence ATGGCAGACTGGACTGGATTTCTGGGGGTCACGATGTTGTGGGTGAAAGCGGCGCATGTGATTTTCGTCATCTTCCTGATGGCGGGTCTTTTCATGATGCCGCGCTTTTTCGTCTATCATCACCAATGTGCGGTGGGGTCGGACGAGGACAGGAAATGGATCGAGCGCGAAGATCGCCTGCGCAAGATCATCCTCAATCCCTCGCTCGTCCTCGTCTGGATCCTGGGTCTGATGCTCGCTTTCAATGGTGGCTATTGGTCGCAGGGCTGGTTTCACGCCAAGCTCCTGCTTGTCCTGCTTCTGTCGGGCTATCACGGCTGGACGATCGGCTATTTCAAGAAGCTGAAGCGCGGCGAACGACCTCTGTCCGAAAAGCGCCTGCGGATGCTCAACGAGGTACCGGGCGTAGCCGCGGCGATCATCGTCATTCTGGCGGTCGTCCGGCCCTTTTGA